In Pseudomonadota bacterium, the genomic window CAATAATATTTCAGAAGATACACTGATGCTCTCATTCGAAAACTTACTAAAAAAACTGAACGAGGAGAGGACTAAAGAAGGAGAGGTCATTGAAAAAGACCTTTTGGACAGACTGGAAAGGATAACCTCGAACCTCTCTGAAATAGAGGGAAGATGGCCTCTTATTGTCAAGACCCATGAAGAAAAATTAAAGGAAAAGATCATTGAAATCACAAAATCGTCTTCTGTTGATGAGATTAGGGTGCTTCAGGAATTGGCTATCTATATGGAAAGACTTGACATATCAGAGGAAATTGTGAGATTGAAAGGGCATATAGATAATTTTAAGGATACCCTAAATTCTATCGATTCTGTAGGAAGAAAACTCGATTTTATTATACAGGAGATGGTAAGGGAGACAAACACCATTGGAAGCAAATCCAATGATTTATACATCAACGAAAGGGTTATTCAGATCAAAGTGGAAATAGAAAAGATGAGGGAACAGGTTCAAAATGTGGAATAAAATCTTTAAAAACGTTCGGGGTTCGGAGTTCAAGGTTCGGAGTTTTAAAAAATGAAAAGACAGACAGAGATTCCAAACAGAAAAGGGCAGTTGTTTGTGGTTTCGGGACCGTCTGGGGCTGGAAAAACCACACTTATAGATAAGTTTTTAAAAGAGGACAGCAACAGTGCATTCTCAATCTCTTATACTACAAGGCTAAAGAGGGAACAAGAGGTTGATGGGAAAGACTATTATTTTGTCGACACAGAAACATTTAAAGAGATGATAAAGAAAGAACATTTTCTTGAATGGGAACATGTATACGATTACCTTTACGGCACACCG contains:
- a CDS encoding YicC family protein translates to MPKSMTGFSKIEMEYAEGKISGEARALNNRYLEISIKLPKIDYSYEQRLRELVKQHVKRGKVDITIKWERSSGEYNAPKINENTVKQYMDIIKILKDVFGLKGDLTLDTVLNFRDIVVYEENNNISEDTLMLSFENLLKKLNEERTKEGEVIEKDLLDRLERITSNLSEIEGRWPLIVKTHEEKLKEKIIEITKSSSVDEIRVLQELAIYMERLDISEEIVRLKGHIDNFKDTLNSIDSVGRKLDFIIQEMVRETNTIGSKSNDLYINERVIQIKVEIEKMREQVQNVE